From a single Calothrix sp. NIES-2098 genomic region:
- a CDS encoding pentapeptide repeat-containing protein, with protein sequence MKLQLLAVLALATPLIFTNAVKADNPQDLQKLLATGECINCDLKGANLSSAHLIGADLRGANLQNANLTEANLEGADLTGANLAGANLTSAYITNVNLKQANLDNANLTRAKIYDSNVYQASMNNLTITDAEIFHTGIGIGGEDAEIPDWK encoded by the coding sequence ATGAAACTCCAGCTATTAGCGGTTCTAGCCTTAGCAACTCCCCTGATTTTCACTAACGCAGTTAAAGCTGATAATCCGCAAGATTTACAAAAGTTGTTGGCAACTGGGGAATGTATCAACTGCGATCTTAAAGGAGCCAACCTGAGTAGCGCTCATTTAATTGGAGCAGATCTAAGAGGTGCAAATCTTCAAAATGCAAATTTGACTGAAGCTAACCTTGAAGGAGCCGATCTCACTGGCGCAAACTTAGCAGGTGCTAACTTAACTTCAGCTTACATAACTAATGTGAATTTGAAGCAAGCCAATCTTGATAACGCCAATTTGACTCGTGCTAAAATTTACGATTCTAATGTATATCAAGCATCAATGAATAATCTGACTATAACTGATGCAGAAATATTTCATACCGGAATCGGCATTGGTGGAGAAGATGCAGAAATTCCCGATTGGAAATAA
- a CDS encoding S-layer domain-containing protein, whose protein sequence is MINTPPPAPESSPNNALGFDEFIAVLVAFSAIGAILLWSLFRKDSGWNLSGVLSPTASPSVQRNLSLSSPIPQTQPNAGTLPSSLPTPSIVPPAIEETPPTDINPAFPTQQNPPVSSSSRVITQPFSLVTPSKKKSTIPPPIAFNDVPADFWGQRFINVLSSRGIIKGFPDYSFRPNQPVKRAEFAAILQQAFENQSGKNTLKFKDVKAEFWANSAINQAISAGFLKGYPNQTFQPEQKISRVQVLVALVSGLNLKTPASPEQVLKIYQDAKDIPKYATAKIASATANGLVVNYPDPQIFAPNKEATRAEVTAMVYQALVKMGQLEAIPSQNIVR, encoded by the coding sequence ATGATAAATACCCCTCCTCCCGCTCCTGAGTCATCACCAAACAATGCCCTTGGCTTTGATGAATTTATCGCCGTTCTGGTTGCCTTTAGCGCTATCGGTGCAATTTTACTTTGGTCATTGTTCCGTAAAGATTCTGGCTGGAATTTAAGTGGAGTACTATCGCCAACGGCCTCACCCAGCGTTCAACGAAATCTAAGTTTATCTTCTCCTATACCTCAGACACAACCAAATGCAGGTACGTTGCCATCATCGCTACCTACACCTAGTATTGTTCCACCAGCTATTGAGGAAACACCGCCTACGGACATCAACCCTGCTTTTCCCACACAGCAAAACCCACCTGTGTCATCATCTAGCAGAGTTATTACACAACCATTCTCTTTGGTAACGCCCTCGAAGAAAAAGTCAACAATTCCACCACCCATTGCATTTAACGATGTACCTGCTGATTTTTGGGGTCAGCGTTTTATTAATGTTCTTTCTTCTCGCGGTATTATCAAAGGTTTTCCAGATTATTCTTTTAGACCAAATCAGCCTGTAAAACGGGCTGAATTTGCTGCAATACTGCAACAAGCGTTTGAAAACCAATCTGGTAAGAATACGCTCAAATTCAAAGATGTCAAAGCAGAATTCTGGGCAAATTCAGCAATTAACCAAGCTATCAGTGCAGGATTTTTGAAGGGTTATCCTAATCAAACCTTTCAACCAGAACAAAAAATTTCGCGAGTTCAAGTTTTGGTAGCTTTGGTTAGCGGGTTGAATCTGAAAACTCCTGCATCCCCGGAGCAAGTTTTAAAAATTTATCAGGATGCTAAAGATATTCCTAAATATGCCACTGCTAAAATAGCGTCTGCCACTGCTAATGGACTGGTTGTTAATTACCCCGACCCACAGATATTTGCTCCTAATAAAGAAGCTACCCGTGCTGAAGTAACTGCTATGGTTTATCAAGCTTTAGTTAAGATGGGGCAGTTAGAGGCAATTCCCTCTCAAAACATTGTACGTTAG
- a CDS encoding DNA-directed RNA polymerase subunit beta' → MTNEKAVFRNRVVDKGQLRNLISWAFVNYGTARTAVMADKLKDLGFRYATKAGVSISVDDLMVPPSKRSLLEAAEEEIRATEARYQRGEITEVERFQKVIDTWNGTSEALKDEVVVHFKKTNPLNSVYMMAFSGARGNISQVRQLVGMRGLMADPQGEIIDLPIKTNFREGLTVTEYIISSYGARKGLVDTALRTADSGYLTRRLVDVSQDVIIREIDCGTTRGIPLRAMVEGGKTKIPLATRLLGRVVAEDVVDPKTKELIAPRNTPVSDELAAKIQKSGVTEVFARSPLTCEAARSVCQHCYGWSLAHAKMVDLGEAVGIIAAQSIGEPGTQLTMRTFHTGGVFTGEVAQQVRSKNDGTIRLPRKLRTRPYRTRHGEDALFVEANGVIVLEPKKDGTDSTAVNQEIHVTQGSTLYISDGQQVKQGQLLAEVALGGRTTRANTEKAVKDVASDLAGEVQFAEVVPEQKTDRQGNTTTTAARGGLIWILSGEVYNLPPGAELVVRNGDAIATNGVLAETKLTTLHGGAVRLPEATPGKSTREIEIITASVVLDQATVTVQSSQGRNNYLVSTGNNQVFNLRATPGTKVQNGQVVAELIDDRYRTTTGGFLKFAGVEVQKKGKAKLGYEVVQGGTLLWIPEETHEVNKDISLLLVEDGQFVEAGTEVVKDIFCQNSGVIEVTQKNDILREVVIKPGELLMVDDPEAVIGRDNTFIQPGEEFQGTVATELRYIQYVESPEGPALLSRPVVEFAVPSNPDVPSTTSVSQQTGRSIQLRAVQRLPYKDSERVKSVEGVELLRTQLVLEIEQEGEQDHNASPLAADIELIPDPENVDVQRLQLVILESLVIRRDIAADATQGSTQTSLEVQDGQTIAPGAVVARTQILCKEGGTVRGVQKGTENVRRCLVLRESVDKIIVNTNVQPNVKVGDLIVEGAELAPGVFAPESGQVIDIKNTAASSAASESALSTKNYSVSIRIGRPYRVSPGAVLQIEDGDLVQRGDNLVLLVFERAKTGDIIQGLPRIEELLEARKPKEACILCRRAGEVKVVYGDGDEAIAVKVVEPNGVVTDYPLGPGQNLVVTDGSHVAAGQPLSDGPSNPHEILEVFFSLGSEDGVYACASHALQKVQTFLVNEVQLVYQSQGIDIADKHIEVIVRQMTNKVRIDDGGDTTMLPGELVELRQVEQVNEAMAITGGARAQYTPVLLGITKASLNTDSFISAASFQETTRVLTEAAIEGKSDWLRGLKENVIIGRLIPAGTGYNAYEETGTIDDYAALDSSSVLDEVDDPLDMVLDDRTARTYNLDSPSLVEPTFGGRRAERSILDDDDLIADEVTDLVEEEEEDDYEEDDEDDFDE, encoded by the coding sequence ATGACTAACGAAAAGGCAGTTTTTCGCAATCGCGTAGTTGATAAAGGTCAATTGAGAAATTTGATTTCTTGGGCCTTCGTAAATTACGGTACGGCGCGTACCGCAGTCATGGCGGACAAATTGAAAGATTTGGGATTTCGCTATGCAACTAAAGCTGGCGTCTCCATTAGCGTAGACGATTTAATGGTGCCACCTTCCAAGCGATCGCTCCTAGAAGCAGCGGAAGAAGAAATTCGCGCTACAGAAGCTCGTTACCAACGTGGGGAAATTACAGAAGTAGAACGCTTCCAAAAAGTAATTGATACCTGGAACGGTACTAGCGAAGCCCTAAAAGATGAAGTAGTCGTCCACTTCAAAAAGACCAATCCCCTCAACTCGGTGTACATGATGGCCTTCTCCGGCGCGCGGGGTAACATCTCCCAAGTTCGGCAGTTGGTAGGGATGCGGGGACTAATGGCAGATCCTCAAGGGGAAATTATTGACTTGCCAATCAAAACCAACTTCCGTGAAGGTCTTACCGTTACAGAGTATATTATCTCTTCTTACGGTGCCCGGAAAGGCTTGGTAGATACAGCTTTACGGACTGCTGACTCTGGTTATCTTACCCGGCGTCTAGTGGACGTATCCCAGGATGTAATTATCCGCGAAATTGATTGCGGTACTACTAGAGGCATTCCCCTACGGGCGATGGTAGAAGGCGGAAAAACAAAAATTCCTCTAGCTACACGTCTACTAGGAAGGGTAGTAGCAGAAGATGTAGTAGATCCTAAAACCAAAGAACTAATCGCGCCTCGCAATACCCCAGTTTCTGATGAATTGGCCGCAAAAATCCAAAAATCCGGCGTAACTGAAGTATTCGCGCGATCGCCCCTTACTTGTGAAGCAGCGCGTTCGGTTTGTCAACACTGCTACGGCTGGAGTTTAGCCCATGCCAAAATGGTAGATTTGGGCGAAGCCGTCGGGATTATTGCTGCTCAAAGTATCGGCGAACCCGGAACCCAGCTAACCATGCGGACATTCCACACAGGTGGTGTATTTACCGGGGAAGTAGCGCAACAAGTGCGTTCCAAAAACGATGGTACTATCCGCTTACCCAGGAAATTACGTACCAGACCCTACCGTACTCGCCACGGTGAAGATGCTTTATTTGTAGAAGCCAACGGCGTAATTGTTTTGGAACCGAAGAAAGATGGTACTGACAGCACAGCAGTCAACCAAGAAATTCACGTCACCCAAGGTTCTACACTATACATCAGCGATGGACAACAGGTAAAACAGGGTCAGCTATTAGCAGAAGTTGCCCTTGGTGGTCGGACAACTCGTGCTAACACGGAAAAAGCAGTAAAAGATGTAGCCTCTGACTTAGCAGGTGAAGTACAGTTTGCAGAAGTTGTACCCGAACAAAAAACAGACCGCCAAGGCAATACTACAACCACAGCCGCACGCGGTGGTTTGATTTGGATTTTGTCTGGTGAAGTGTATAACTTGCCGCCTGGTGCAGAATTAGTCGTAAGAAATGGCGATGCGATCGCTACCAATGGCGTACTCGCAGAAACCAAATTAACTACCTTGCATGGTGGTGCAGTCCGCTTGCCAGAAGCTACACCCGGTAAGAGTACTAGGGAAATTGAGATTATCACCGCATCTGTGGTTTTAGACCAAGCCACAGTCACCGTTCAAAGCTCCCAAGGTCGTAATAACTACTTGGTTTCCACTGGTAATAACCAGGTATTTAACCTTAGAGCTACTCCCGGCACAAAAGTGCAAAATGGTCAAGTGGTAGCCGAATTAATTGATGACCGCTATCGCACTACCACTGGAGGCTTCCTGAAATTTGCTGGTGTAGAAGTTCAGAAAAAAGGTAAAGCCAAGCTGGGTTATGAAGTGGTACAGGGTGGCACATTGCTGTGGATTCCTGAAGAAACCCATGAAGTGAATAAAGATATTTCCTTACTATTAGTGGAAGACGGACAGTTTGTAGAAGCCGGCACCGAAGTAGTTAAGGATATCTTCTGTCAAAACAGCGGTGTGATCGAAGTTACGCAGAAAAACGACATCTTGCGGGAAGTTGTAATTAAACCAGGCGAACTGCTAATGGTAGACGATCCCGAAGCAGTCATCGGGCGAGACAACACTTTTATTCAGCCAGGGGAAGAATTCCAAGGTACAGTTGCCACAGAATTGCGCTACATCCAGTATGTAGAATCGCCAGAAGGGCCAGCTTTATTGAGCCGTCCAGTGGTGGAGTTCGCTGTTCCTAGCAATCCTGATGTGCCTTCTACCACATCAGTTAGTCAACAAACTGGGCGTTCAATTCAATTGCGGGCAGTACAAAGACTACCTTACAAAGATTCCGAACGTGTCAAGTCTGTGGAAGGTGTAGAACTACTGCGTACTCAACTAGTTTTGGAAATTGAGCAGGAAGGCGAACAAGACCATAACGCTTCTCCCTTAGCAGCCGATATCGAGTTAATCCCAGATCCTGAGAACGTAGATGTTCAGCGCTTACAGTTGGTAATTCTGGAGTCCTTAGTAATTCGTCGCGACATCGCCGCTGACGCTACCCAAGGTAGTACCCAAACCTCCCTAGAAGTACAAGATGGGCAAACCATCGCCCCAGGCGCAGTTGTAGCCCGTACCCAAATCTTGTGTAAAGAAGGGGGTACAGTACGGGGCGTCCAAAAAGGCACAGAGAATGTCCGCCGCTGTTTGGTGTTACGTGAAAGTGTTGACAAAATCATAGTCAATACTAATGTCCAGCCCAATGTAAAAGTGGGAGACTTGATCGTTGAAGGTGCAGAACTTGCCCCAGGCGTCTTTGCTCCCGAATCTGGACAAGTGATAGATATCAAGAATACTGCTGCTAGTTCTGCTGCTAGCGAATCAGCGCTCAGTACTAAAAACTACTCCGTTTCTATCCGCATTGGTCGTCCCTACCGAGTTAGCCCTGGCGCTGTGTTGCAAATAGAAGATGGGGATTTGGTACAGCGTGGTGATAATTTGGTGTTGCTGGTATTTGAACGTGCCAAAACAGGGGACATCATTCAAGGTTTACCTCGGATTGAGGAACTACTAGAAGCCCGCAAACCCAAAGAAGCTTGTATCTTGTGCCGTCGGGCTGGAGAAGTAAAGGTAGTTTACGGTGATGGCGATGAAGCGATCGCAGTTAAAGTAGTAGAACCGAATGGAGTCGTCACCGATTATCCTCTCGGCCCCGGACAAAACTTAGTGGTGACAGATGGTTCCCATGTAGCAGCAGGACAACCCCTCAGCGATGGCCCTTCCAACCCCCACGAGATTTTGGAAGTCTTCTTTAGCTTGGGTTCCGAAGACGGGGTTTACGCTTGCGCTAGCCATGCTTTACAGAAAGTGCAAACATTCCTAGTGAACGAAGTGCAATTGGTGTATCAATCACAAGGTATTGATATTGCTGACAAACACATTGAAGTAATTGTTCGCCAGATGACCAATAAAGTCCGGATAGATGATGGTGGCGACACCACCATGCTTCCGGGAGAATTGGTAGAATTGCGCCAAGTTGAGCAGGTGAACGAAGCAATGGCAATTACTGGCGGTGCGAGGGCACAGTATACTCCAGTATTATTAGGGATAACTAAAGCATCCTTGAACACCGACAGCTTCATTTCTGCTGCCTCCTTCCAAGAAACCACCAGAGTATTAACCGAAGCCGCCATTGAAGGTAAATCTGACTGGCTGCGGGGGTTAAAAGAAAACGTGATTATCGGACGATTGATTCCTGCGGGAACTGGGTATAACGCCTATGAAGAAACAGGAACAATCGATGATTACGCGGCGCTGGATAGTAGCAGCGTCTTAGATGAAGTTGACGATCCGTTAGATATGGTGCTAGATGACCGCACAGCTCGCACCTATAACTTAGATTCTCCTTCTCTTGTCGAACCTACATTTGGTGGTAGACGTGCCGAACGGTCTATTTTAGATGACGATGACTTAATTGCTGATGAAGTCACCGACCTTGTAGAAGAAGAGGAAGAGGATGATTACGAGGAAGACGACGAAGACGATTTCGATGAATAA
- a CDS encoding DNA-directed RNA polymerase subunit gamma: MRHAQTNQFDYVKIGLASPERIRQWGERTLPNGQVVGEVTKPETINYRTLKPEMDGLFCERIFGPAKDWECHCGKYKRVRHRGIVCERCGVEVTESRVRRHRMGYIKLAAPVAHVWYLKGIPSYISILLDMPLRDVEQIVYFNSYVVLSPGNAETLTYKQLLSEDQWLEIEDQIYSEDSQLQGVEVGIGAEALLHLLADINLEQEAESLREEIGTAKGQKRAKLIKRLRVIDNFIATGSKPEWMVMAVIPVIPPDLRPMVQLDGGRFATSDLNDLYRRVINRNNRLARLQEILAPEIIVRNEKRMLQEAVDALIDNGRRGRTVVGANNRPLKSLSDIIEGKQGRFRQNLLGKRVDYSGRSVIVVGPKLNIHQCGLPREMAIELFQPFVINRLIRSGMVNNIKAAKKLISRNDPSVWDVLEEVIEGHPVLLNRAPTLHRLGIQAFEPILVEGRAIQLHPLVCPAFNADFDGDQMAVHVPLSLESQAEARLLMLASNNILSPATGKPIITPSQDMVLGAYYLTAENPGATKGAGRYFASLDDVIMAFQQEQIDLHAYIYVRFDGEVESDGPDTEPLEVTENSDGSRTLLYKYRRVREDAQGNLLSQYVRTTPGRVIYNKAIQEALAS; encoded by the coding sequence ATGAGACACGCCCAAACTAATCAGTTTGACTACGTAAAAATCGGCTTGGCATCACCAGAACGCATTCGGCAGTGGGGCGAACGCACTTTGCCTAACGGTCAGGTTGTTGGTGAAGTTACCAAGCCAGAGACGATTAATTACCGTACTCTCAAGCCGGAGATGGACGGCTTATTCTGCGAACGTATTTTTGGCCCAGCGAAAGATTGGGAATGCCATTGCGGTAAATATAAGAGAGTACGTCATAGAGGTATAGTCTGCGAACGGTGTGGTGTAGAAGTAACAGAGTCACGGGTGCGGCGGCACCGTATGGGATATATCAAGCTGGCAGCACCGGTAGCCCACGTCTGGTATCTCAAAGGGATTCCTAGTTATATTTCCATTCTGCTGGATATGCCTTTGCGGGATGTGGAACAAATTGTTTATTTCAACTCTTATGTTGTTCTTAGTCCAGGCAATGCCGAAACTTTAACTTACAAACAGCTACTCAGTGAAGATCAGTGGCTGGAAATTGAAGACCAAATTTATAGTGAAGATTCGCAGCTACAAGGCGTAGAAGTAGGTATTGGGGCTGAAGCTTTATTGCATTTGCTTGCTGATATTAATTTAGAACAAGAAGCTGAAAGCCTGCGGGAAGAAATTGGTACTGCTAAAGGACAAAAGCGGGCAAAGTTAATTAAACGCCTACGGGTAATTGACAACTTCATCGCTACTGGTTCCAAACCAGAGTGGATGGTGATGGCTGTTATCCCGGTGATTCCCCCTGACTTACGTCCAATGGTGCAGCTGGATGGTGGTCGGTTTGCTACCAGCGATTTAAACGATTTGTATCGTCGAGTAATTAATCGCAATAATCGTCTGGCACGCCTACAAGAAATTTTGGCACCAGAAATTATTGTCCGCAACGAAAAGCGGATGTTGCAAGAAGCAGTAGACGCTTTGATTGATAACGGACGCCGGGGACGCACCGTAGTCGGTGCTAATAACCGTCCTTTGAAATCCTTATCGGACATTATTGAAGGTAAGCAAGGACGTTTCCGGCAAAACTTGTTAGGTAAACGGGTTGACTACTCCGGTCGTTCTGTAATTGTGGTGGGGCCGAAATTAAATATTCACCAATGCGGTTTGCCTAGGGAAATGGCAATCGAGCTATTTCAACCCTTTGTGATCAATCGCTTAATTCGTAGCGGTATGGTAAATAACATCAAAGCTGCGAAAAAACTGATCTCCCGTAACGACCCCAGCGTGTGGGATGTATTGGAAGAAGTGATTGAAGGACACCCAGTACTACTAAACCGGGCACCAACACTGCACCGCTTAGGGATTCAAGCATTCGAGCCAATTTTGGTAGAAGGTAGAGCTATTCAACTCCATCCCTTAGTTTGTCCAGCATTTAACGCTGACTTTGACGGCGACCAAATGGCGGTACACGTACCCCTGTCTTTAGAAAGTCAGGCAGAAGCACGGCTGTTGATGCTGGCTTCTAACAATATCTTGTCGCCAGCTACTGGTAAGCCAATTATCACACCCAGCCAAGACATGGTTTTGGGAGCATACTATTTAACCGCAGAAAACCCAGGTGCTACCAAAGGGGCGGGACGGTATTTTGCTTCTCTCGATGATGTAATTATGGCTTTCCAGCAAGAGCAAATTGACTTGCACGCCTATATCTACGTGCGGTTTGATGGCGAAGTAGAATCAGACGGGCCAGATACAGAACCGCTGGAAGTTACCGAAAACAGTGATGGTAGCCGGACTCTGCTCTATAAATACCGCCGAGTTAGAGAAGACGCTCAAGGGAATTTGCTGTCTCAGTATGTCCGCACGACACCAGGTCGCGTGATTTACAACAAGGCAATTCAAGAAGCACTAGCAAGTTAA
- a CDS encoding DNA-directed RNA polymerase, beta subunit RpoB — protein sequence MTNETYMEPAFLLPDLIEIQRSSFRWFLEEGLIEELNSFSPITDYTGKLELHFLGQNYKLKEPKYSVEEAKRRDSTYAVQMYVPTRLLNKETGDIKEQEVFIGDLPLMTDRGTFIINGAERVIVNQIVRSPGVYYKSEIDKNGRRTYSASLIPNRGAWLKFETDRNDLVWVRIDKTRKLSAQVLLKALGLSDNEIFDALRHPEYFQKTIEKEGQFSEEEALMELYRKLRPGEPPTVLGGQQLLDSRFFDPKRYDLGRVGRYKLNKKLRLSVPDTMRVLTPGDILAAVDYLINLEYDIGNIDDIDHLGNRRVRSVGELLQNQVRVGLNRLERIIRERMTVSDAEVLTPASLVNPKPLVAAIKEFFGSSQLSQFMDQTNPLAELTHKRRLSALGPGGLTRERAGFAVRDIHPSHYGRICPIETPEGPNAGLIGSLATHARVNQYGFLETPFRPVENGRVRFDLPPAYMTADEEDDLRVAPGDIPVDENGMIIGPQVPVRYRQEFSTTTPEQVDYVAVSPVQIVSVATSMIPFLEHDDANRALMGSNMQRQAVPLLKPERPLVGTGLEAQGARDSGMVIVSRTDGDVVYVDATEIRVRVKNATTEIKYTLSKYQRSNQDTCLNQKPLVRTGERVVAGQVLADGSSTEGGELALGQNIVVAYMPWEGYNYEDAILISERLVQDDVYTSIHIEKYEIEARQTKLGPEEITREIPNVGEDALRQLDEQGIIRIGAWVEAGDILVGKVTPKGESDQPPEEKLLRAIFGEKARDVRDNSLRVPNGEKGRVVDVRLFTREQGDELPPGANMVVRVYVAQKRKIQVGDKMAGRHGNKGIISRILPVEDMPYLPDGSPVDIVLNPLGVPSRMNVGQVFECLLGWAGQNLGVRFKITPFDEMYGEESSRRIVHGKLQEARDETGRDWVYNPDDPGKIMVFDGRTGEPFDRPVTVGVAYMLKLVHLVDDKIHARSTGPYSLVTQQPLGGKAQQGGQRFGEMEVWALEAFGAAYTLQELLTVKSDDMQGRNEALNAIVKGKAIPRPGTPESFKVLMRELQSLGLDIAVHKVETQADGSSLDVEVDLMADQSARRTPPRPTYESLSRESLEDDE from the coding sequence ATGACAAACGAAACATATATGGAACCCGCCTTTCTGTTGCCCGACTTGATTGAAATCCAGCGTTCAAGCTTCCGTTGGTTTTTAGAAGAAGGGCTAATAGAAGAACTGAACTCCTTTAGTCCGATCACAGACTACACTGGCAAACTAGAACTGCACTTTTTAGGTCAAAACTACAAACTCAAAGAACCAAAGTACAGTGTCGAAGAAGCCAAACGGCGGGATAGTACCTACGCTGTGCAAATGTATGTCCCCACACGGCTGCTCAACAAAGAAACTGGGGATATTAAAGAACAAGAAGTATTCATTGGCGATCTACCTTTGATGACCGATCGCGGCACCTTTATTATTAACGGAGCCGAACGGGTAATCGTCAACCAAATCGTGCGATCGCCTGGAGTTTATTACAAATCGGAAATTGATAAAAACGGTCGACGCACCTACTCAGCTAGCTTAATTCCCAACCGGGGGGCATGGCTAAAATTTGAAACAGACCGTAACGATCTGGTGTGGGTACGAATTGATAAAACCCGTAAACTCTCAGCCCAGGTACTTTTAAAAGCCCTAGGTTTATCAGATAACGAAATCTTTGACGCCTTACGCCACCCTGAATACTTCCAAAAAACCATTGAAAAAGAAGGGCAATTTTCTGAAGAAGAAGCCCTAATGGAGTTGTATCGCAAATTGCGTCCTGGTGAACCACCTACGGTATTAGGTGGGCAACAGCTGTTAGACTCGCGATTTTTCGATCCCAAACGTTACGATTTGGGGCGTGTCGGACGGTATAAGCTCAATAAGAAACTACGGCTGTCTGTTCCCGACACCATGCGCGTGTTGACCCCTGGCGATATCTTGGCAGCAGTAGACTACCTGATTAACCTGGAATATGACATCGGTAATATTGACGACATCGACCACTTGGGTAATCGCCGCGTGCGTAGTGTCGGTGAACTACTACAAAACCAAGTGCGGGTAGGTTTAAACCGTTTAGAAAGAATCATTCGAGAACGGATGACTGTATCGGACGCTGAAGTACTTACCCCAGCTTCCTTAGTCAACCCCAAACCACTGGTAGCCGCAATCAAAGAATTCTTCGGCTCCAGCCAATTAAGTCAGTTCATGGATCAAACCAATCCTCTCGCAGAACTGACCCACAAACGCCGTCTCTCTGCCCTTGGCCCTGGTGGTTTAACTAGAGAACGGGCTGGATTTGCTGTTCGGGATATTCACCCCAGCCACTACGGACGTATTTGCCCGATTGAAACCCCTGAAGGCCCTAACGCTGGTTTGATTGGCTCCTTAGCAACTCATGCACGGGTAAACCAATACGGATTTTTGGAAACTCCATTTAGACCAGTAGAAAATGGTCGTGTGAGGTTTGACTTACCGCCAGCTTACATGACTGCTGATGAAGAAGACGATTTGCGAGTTGCTCCTGGAGATATCCCAGTTGATGAAAATGGCATGATTATTGGCCCGCAAGTGCCAGTACGCTATCGTCAAGAATTCTCTACCACCACTCCAGAGCAAGTGGACTACGTAGCTGTATCTCCCGTACAGATTGTATCGGTAGCTACAAGCATGATTCCCTTCTTGGAGCATGACGACGCTAACCGGGCATTGATGGGTTCCAACATGCAACGGCAAGCAGTACCTTTGCTGAAACCAGAGCGTCCTTTAGTCGGCACAGGCTTAGAAGCTCAAGGTGCACGTGACTCCGGGATGGTAATCGTATCTCGCACCGATGGCGATGTGGTTTATGTTGATGCCACAGAAATCAGGGTACGTGTTAAAAACGCAACCACGGAAATTAAGTATACCCTTTCCAAATATCAGCGTTCCAACCAAGATACCTGTCTCAACCAAAAACCCTTAGTGCGTACAGGTGAGCGTGTTGTTGCCGGTCAGGTACTAGCTGATGGCTCCTCTACAGAAGGTGGAGAATTAGCCCTGGGTCAAAATATCGTCGTCGCTTATATGCCTTGGGAAGGCTACAACTACGAAGACGCAATTTTGATTTCTGAAAGATTAGTTCAGGATGATGTTTATACCTCAATTCACATTGAAAAATATGAAATTGAGGCACGCCAAACAAAGCTAGGCCCCGAAGAAATTACACGAGAAATTCCCAACGTTGGGGAAGATGCTTTACGTCAACTAGATGAACAGGGAATCATTCGCATTGGAGCATGGGTAGAAGCTGGGGATATCCTGGTTGGAAAAGTTACACCCAAAGGTGAATCTGACCAACCCCCAGAAGAAAAACTACTGCGAGCGATTTTCGGTGAAAAAGCACGGGATGTGCGCGATAACTCCTTGCGCGTTCCTAACGGTGAAAAAGGTCGTGTCGTAGACGTGCGTCTATTTACCCGCGAACAAGGAGATGAACTACCACCTGGAGCCAACATGGTAGTCCGGGTGTATGTCGCTCAAAAAAGGAAAATCCAAGTCGGCGACAAAATGGCAGGACGTCATGGTAACAAAGGGATCATCTCCCGCATCTTGCCAGTAGAAGATATGCCCTACTTGCCAGATGGTTCCCCAGTAGATATTGTCCTCAACCCCTTGGGTGTACCCAGTCGGATGAATGTCGGACAAGTGTTTGAATGTCTTTTAGGATGGGCAGGTCAGAACTTGGGTGTACGGTTTAAAATTACTCCCTTTGACGAAATGTATGGGGAAGAGTCATCCCGCCGAATTGTGCATGGCAAATTGCAAGAAGCACGGGATGAAACCGGCAGAGATTGGGTATACAACCCCGATGACCCAGGCAAAATCATGGTGTTTGATGGTCGCACAGGCGAACCCTTTGACCGACCTGTAACCGTGGGTGTTGCTTATATGTTGAAGCTGGTACATTTGGTGGATGATAAAATCCATGCCCGGTCTACAGGCCCCTACTCGCTGGTTACTCAGCAACCCTTGGGTGGTAAAGCACAACAAGGTGGTCAGCGCTTTGGGGAAATGGAAGTGTGGGCATTGGAAGCCTTTGGTGCCGCTTACACCTTGCAGGAATTGCTGACAGTCAAATCTGATGATATGCAAGGACGTAATGAAGCCCTCAACGCCATTGTTAAAGGTAAAGCTATTCCTAGACCAGGAACGCCAGAGTCCTTTAAGGTGTTGATGCGAGAACTGCAATCCTTAGGTTTAGATATTGCTGTCCACAAAGTAGAAACCCAAGCAGATGGTAGTTCCTTAGATGTAGAAGTCGATTTGATGGCAGACCAATCAGCACGTCGCACACCACCTCGACCTACTTATGAATCTCTTTCCCGTGAATCACTGGAAGACGACGAATAA